In a genomic window of Streptomyces roseoviridis:
- the glmS gene encoding glutamine--fructose-6-phosphate transaminase (isomerizing) — translation MCGIVGYVGGQSALDVVIAGLKRLEYRGYDSAGVAVLSDGGLAAAKKAGKLVNLEKELVDRPLPSGSTGIGHTRWATHGGPTDANAHPHLDNAGRVAVVHNGIIENFAVLRAELAERGHDLLSETDTEVVAHLLAEEFSSVGDLAEAMRLVCRRLDGAFTLVAVHADQPDVVVGARRNSPLVVGVGEGENFLASDVSAFIAHTRSAIELGQDQVVELTREGVTVTDFDGAPADVRAYHVDWDASAAEKGGYASFMLKEIAEQPKAVADTLLGRIDADGRLRLDEVRIPDAVLREADKIVIVACGTAFHAGLIAKYAIEHWTRIPCEVELASEFRYRDPILGQRTLVVAISQSGETMDTLMALRHAREQGAKVLAVCNTNGSTIPRESDAVLYTHAGPEVAVASTKAFLTQLVACYLLALYLGQVRGTKWGDEIHAVVRELARIADEVERVLQTMEPVRALARALADKDTVLFLGRHVGYPVALEGALKLKELAYMHAEGFAAGELKHGPIALIEKDLPVVVVVPSPRGRSVLHDKIVSNIQEIRARGARTIVIAEEGDETVVPYADHLIRIPATPTLLQPLVSTVPLQVFACELATARGNGVDQPRNLAKSVTVE, via the coding sequence ATGTGCGGAATCGTGGGATACGTCGGCGGGCAGTCGGCGCTCGATGTGGTGATCGCCGGCCTGAAGCGGCTCGAATACCGCGGCTACGACTCGGCGGGAGTCGCCGTGCTCTCCGACGGAGGGCTCGCCGCGGCCAAGAAGGCCGGGAAGCTGGTCAACCTGGAGAAGGAGCTGGTGGACCGCCCGCTGCCGAGCGGGTCCACCGGCATCGGACACACCCGGTGGGCCACGCACGGCGGCCCCACCGACGCCAACGCGCACCCGCACCTCGACAACGCGGGCCGCGTCGCCGTCGTCCACAACGGCATCATCGAGAACTTCGCCGTCCTGCGCGCGGAGCTCGCCGAGCGGGGCCACGACCTGCTGTCCGAGACGGACACCGAGGTCGTGGCCCATCTGCTCGCCGAGGAGTTCTCCTCCGTCGGCGACCTCGCCGAGGCCATGCGCCTGGTCTGCCGGCGGCTCGACGGGGCGTTCACCCTGGTCGCCGTGCACGCCGACCAGCCGGACGTCGTCGTCGGCGCCCGCCGCAACTCCCCCCTCGTCGTCGGCGTCGGCGAGGGCGAGAACTTCCTCGCCTCCGACGTCTCCGCCTTCATCGCCCACACCCGCTCGGCCATCGAGCTCGGCCAGGACCAGGTCGTCGAGCTCACCCGCGAGGGCGTCACCGTCACCGACTTCGACGGGGCGCCCGCCGACGTCCGGGCGTACCACGTCGACTGGGACGCCTCCGCCGCCGAGAAGGGCGGCTACGCCTCCTTCATGCTCAAGGAGATCGCCGAGCAGCCCAAGGCGGTCGCCGACACCCTCCTCGGCCGGATCGACGCCGACGGACGCCTGCGCCTGGACGAGGTGCGGATCCCCGACGCCGTGCTCCGCGAGGCCGACAAGATCGTCATCGTCGCGTGCGGCACCGCCTTCCACGCCGGCCTGATCGCCAAGTACGCCATCGAGCACTGGACCCGCATCCCCTGCGAGGTCGAACTGGCCAGCGAGTTCCGCTACCGGGACCCCATCCTCGGCCAGCGCACCCTGGTCGTCGCCATCTCCCAGTCCGGCGAGACGATGGACACCCTGATGGCGCTGCGGCACGCGCGCGAACAGGGCGCCAAGGTGCTCGCCGTGTGCAACACCAACGGCTCGACCATCCCGAGGGAGTCCGACGCCGTGCTCTACACGCACGCCGGACCCGAGGTCGCCGTCGCCTCCACCAAGGCGTTCCTCACCCAGCTCGTCGCCTGCTACCTGCTCGCCCTGTACCTGGGGCAGGTGCGCGGCACCAAGTGGGGTGACGAGATCCACGCCGTCGTCCGCGAGCTGGCGAGGATCGCCGACGAGGTGGAACGGGTCCTCCAGACCATGGAGCCCGTGCGCGCCCTCGCCCGGGCGCTGGCCGACAAGGACACCGTGCTGTTCCTCGGGCGGCACGTCGGCTACCCGGTGGCCCTCGAAGGCGCGCTGAAGCTCAAGGAACTCGCGTACATGCACGCCGAGGGCTTCGCCGCGGGCGAGCTCAAGCACGGTCCGATCGCCCTCATCGAGAAGGACCTGCCGGTCGTCGTGGTGGTGCCCTCGCCCCGGGGCCGTTCCGTCCTCCACGACAAGATCGTGTCCAACATCCAGGAGATCCGGGCCCGCGGGGCGCGGACCATCGTCATCGCGGAGGAGGGCGACGAGACCGTGGTCCCCTACGCCGACCACCTCATCCGCATCCCCGCGACGCCTACGCTGCTCCAGCCGCTGGTCTCCACCGTGCCGCTCCAGGTCTTCGCCTGCGAACTGGCGACGGCGCGGGGCAACGGGGTCGACCAGCCGCGCAACCTGGCCAAATCAGTGACCGTGGAGTGA
- the glmM gene encoding phosphoglucosamine mutase, translated as MGRLFGTDGVRGVANADLTAELALGLSVAAAHVLAEAGTFEGHRPTAVVGRDPRASGEFLEAAVVAGLASAGVDVLRVGVLPTPAVAYLTGALGADLGVMLSASHNAMPDNGIKFFARGGHKLADELEDRIEAVYEEHRTGAPWDRPTGAGVGRVRDYDEGFDKYVAHLIAVLPNRLDGLKIVLDEAHGAAARVSPEAFARAGAQVVTIGAQPDGLNINDGCGSTHLDLLKAAVVEHGADFGIAHDGDADRCLAVDHRGEEVDGDQILAVLALAMREAGTLRGDTVVATVMSNLGFKLAMEREGLSLVQTAVGDRYVLESMKEHGYALGGEQSGHVIVLDHATTGDGTLTGLMLAARVAATGKSLAELAAVMERLPQVLVNVPDVDKSRVGTCAELAHAVAEAERELGSTGRVLLRPSGTEPLVRVMVEAADIEQARTVAGRLADAVKSTLGQTG; from the coding sequence GTGGGACGACTCTTCGGCACGGACGGGGTACGCGGCGTCGCCAACGCCGACCTGACGGCGGAGCTGGCGCTCGGCCTGTCGGTCGCGGCCGCGCACGTGCTCGCCGAGGCGGGCACCTTCGAGGGGCATCGGCCGACCGCCGTGGTGGGGCGCGACCCGCGCGCTTCGGGAGAGTTCCTGGAGGCCGCCGTCGTGGCGGGCCTGGCGAGCGCCGGCGTCGACGTGCTGCGGGTCGGCGTGCTGCCGACGCCGGCCGTGGCGTACCTCACCGGCGCGCTCGGTGCCGACCTCGGCGTGATGCTGTCCGCCTCCCACAACGCCATGCCCGACAACGGCATCAAGTTCTTCGCCCGCGGCGGTCACAAGCTCGCCGACGAGCTGGAGGACCGCATCGAGGCCGTCTACGAGGAGCACCGCACCGGTGCCCCCTGGGACCGACCCACCGGCGCGGGCGTCGGCCGGGTCCGTGACTACGACGAGGGCTTCGACAAGTACGTCGCCCACCTGATCGCCGTCCTCCCCAACCGGCTGGACGGGCTGAAGATCGTCCTCGACGAGGCGCACGGCGCCGCCGCCCGCGTCTCGCCCGAGGCCTTCGCCCGGGCCGGCGCCCAGGTCGTCACCATCGGCGCCCAGCCCGACGGCCTCAACATCAACGACGGCTGCGGCTCCACCCACCTCGACCTGCTGAAGGCCGCCGTCGTCGAGCACGGCGCCGACTTCGGCATCGCCCACGACGGCGACGCCGACCGCTGCCTGGCCGTGGACCACCGGGGCGAGGAGGTCGACGGCGACCAGATCCTCGCGGTGCTCGCCCTCGCCATGCGCGAGGCCGGGACGCTGCGCGGCGACACCGTCGTCGCCACCGTCATGTCGAACCTCGGCTTCAAGCTGGCGATGGAGCGCGAAGGGCTCTCGCTGGTGCAGACCGCGGTCGGCGACCGCTACGTGCTGGAGTCCATGAAGGAACACGGCTACGCCCTCGGCGGCGAGCAGTCCGGCCACGTGATCGTCCTGGACCACGCCACCACCGGCGACGGCACCCTGACCGGTCTGATGCTGGCCGCCCGGGTCGCCGCCACCGGCAAGTCCCTCGCCGAGCTCGCCGCGGTCATGGAGCGTCTGCCGCAGGTCCTGGTCAACGTGCCGGACGTCGACAAGTCCCGGGTCGGCACCTGTGCCGAGCTGGCCCACGCCGTCGCCGAGGCGGAGCGGGAGCTGGGCTCCACGGGCCGCGTGCTGCTGCGCCCGTCGGGCACCGAGCCGCTGGTGCGGGTCATGGTCGAGGCCGCCGACATCGAGCAGGCCCGGACGGTCGCCGGCCGCCTCGCCGACGCGGTGAAGTCCACGCTCGGCCAGACCGGCTGA
- a CDS encoding NAD(P)H-hydrate dehydratase gives MRTAYRVETVRAAEAELMARLPEGTLMQRAAAGLAAACASLLGRGRVYGARVVLLVGSGDNGGDALFAGARLARRGAGVTAVLLGARAHEGGLAALRAAGGRVVGPHDDPYEALSGADLVLDGITGIGGRGGLRPDAVPVARAARGSDAVVVAVDLPSGVDADTGEVTGEALRADATVTFGTYKPGLLVDPAREYAGALRLVDIGLGATLPSVPDLEALQHEDVARLLPVPGAESDKYRRGVVGVVAGSARYPGAAVLAVEGALRGGAGAVRYVGPAGDAVVAAHPETLVHAGPPAKAGRVQAWVVGPGLGDGPGVAEVLASDVPVLVDADGLRDLSPEAVKARTAPTLLTPHAGEAAALLGASREEVEAGRLAAVRALAGRFGATVLLKGSTTLVCGAGGAGPVRVNPTGTSWLATAGSGDVLSGLAGSLLAAGLEPLDAASAAAYLHGLAARRASDGHAPITATDVARSLPGAWRDVTA, from the coding sequence ATGCGTACCGCTTATCGCGTGGAGACCGTACGGGCCGCGGAGGCCGAGCTGATGGCCCGTCTGCCGGAGGGCACGCTGATGCAACGGGCCGCGGCCGGACTCGCCGCCGCCTGTGCCTCGCTGCTGGGGCGCGGCCGGGTGTACGGGGCGCGGGTGGTGCTGCTCGTCGGGTCCGGCGACAACGGCGGCGACGCGCTGTTCGCCGGGGCCCGGCTCGCGCGGCGGGGCGCCGGTGTCACCGCCGTCCTGCTCGGCGCACGGGCACACGAGGGCGGGCTCGCGGCGCTGCGGGCGGCCGGCGGGCGGGTGGTCGGACCGCATGACGACCCGTACGAGGCGCTGTCCGGCGCCGATCTCGTCCTCGACGGGATCACCGGCATCGGCGGACGGGGCGGGCTGCGGCCCGACGCCGTGCCCGTCGCCCGCGCCGCCCGCGGGTCCGACGCGGTCGTCGTCGCCGTCGACCTGCCGAGCGGCGTCGACGCGGACACCGGCGAGGTCACGGGAGAGGCGCTGCGCGCCGACGCGACCGTCACCTTCGGCACGTACAAGCCCGGTCTGCTCGTCGACCCGGCCCGGGAGTACGCGGGCGCCCTGCGCCTCGTCGACATCGGGCTCGGCGCCACGCTCCCGTCCGTGCCGGACCTGGAGGCGCTCCAGCACGAGGACGTGGCCCGGCTGCTGCCGGTGCCGGGAGCCGAGAGCGACAAGTACCGGCGAGGGGTCGTCGGCGTCGTCGCCGGTTCCGCCCGCTACCCCGGTGCCGCCGTCCTCGCCGTCGAGGGCGCGCTGCGGGGCGGCGCGGGCGCCGTGCGGTACGTCGGACCCGCCGGCGACGCGGTCGTCGCCGCCCACCCCGAGACCCTGGTGCACGCGGGGCCGCCCGCGAAGGCCGGCCGCGTCCAGGCGTGGGTCGTCGGGCCCGGCCTCGGCGACGGGCCCGGCGTGGCCGAGGTCCTCGCGTCCGACGTGCCGGTCCTGGTCGACGCGGACGGACTGCGCGACCTCTCCCCGGAGGCCGTCAAGGCGCGCACCGCCCCCACGCTGCTCACCCCGCACGCGGGCGAGGCCGCGGCGCTCCTCGGCGCGTCCCGGGAGGAGGTGGAGGCCGGCCGGCTCGCGGCGGTCCGCGCACTGGCGGGGCGGTTCGGCGCGACGGTGCTGCTCAAGGGTTCGACGACCCTGGTGTGCGGGGCCGGCGGTGCCGGGCCGGTGCGGGTGAACCCCACCGGCACGTCCTGGCTGGCCACGGCGGGCAGCGGCGACGTCCTGTCCGGCCTCGCCGGCTCCCTCCTCGCCGCCGGCCTGGAACCCCTGGACGCGGCCTCGGCCGCCGCCTACCTCCACGGCCTCGCCGCCCGCCGCGCCTCGGACGGCCATGCCCCGATCACGGCGACGGACGTGGCCCGGTCCCTGCCGGGGGCATGGCGCGACGTGACGGCCTGA
- the coaA gene encoding type I pantothenate kinase: MITSPPRSPNGNGAGPRRAAEPTPYVDLTRAEWSALRDKTPLPLTADEVEQLRGLGDVIDLDEVRDIYLPLSRLLNLYVQATSGLRGALNTFLGERGEQRGTPFVIGVAGSVAVGKSTVARLLEALLARWPEHPRVERVTTDGFLYPMEELKARGLMSRKGFPESYDRRALTRFVADVKAGKDEVTAPVYSHLIYDRVPDERLVVRRPDILIVEGLNVLQPALPGKDGRTRVGLADYFDFSVYVDARPEDIEVWYLNRFRKLRETAFQDPSSYFRRWTQVSEEEALDYARTMWRTVNKVNLLENVAPTRGRATLVVRKGADHKVQRLSLRKL; encoded by the coding sequence GTGATCACTTCGCCGCCACGAAGCCCCAACGGAAACGGCGCCGGCCCCCGGCGGGCCGCCGAGCCGACGCCGTACGTCGATCTCACGCGGGCCGAGTGGAGCGCGCTGCGCGACAAGACGCCGCTGCCGCTGACCGCCGACGAGGTCGAGCAGCTGCGCGGCCTCGGCGACGTCATCGACCTCGACGAGGTACGGGACATCTACCTGCCGCTGTCGCGGCTGCTCAACCTGTACGTGCAGGCCACCAGCGGGCTGCGCGGCGCCCTGAACACCTTCCTCGGGGAGCGGGGCGAGCAGCGCGGCACGCCGTTCGTCATAGGGGTGGCCGGCTCGGTCGCCGTCGGCAAGTCGACCGTGGCCCGACTGCTCGAGGCGCTCCTCGCGCGCTGGCCGGAGCACCCGCGCGTGGAGCGGGTGACCACCGACGGCTTCCTGTACCCGATGGAGGAGCTCAAGGCGCGCGGGCTGATGTCCCGCAAGGGCTTCCCCGAGTCGTACGACCGCCGGGCCCTCACCCGGTTCGTCGCGGACGTCAAGGCCGGCAAGGACGAGGTCACCGCGCCCGTCTACTCCCACCTGATCTACGACCGGGTGCCGGACGAACGGCTCGTGGTGCGCCGCCCCGACATCCTCATCGTCGAGGGCCTGAACGTCCTCCAGCCGGCCCTGCCCGGCAAGGACGGCCGCACCCGGGTGGGTCTGGCCGACTACTTCGACTTCTCCGTCTACGTGGACGCCCGGCCCGAGGACATCGAGGTCTGGTACCTCAACCGCTTCCGCAAGCTGCGCGAGACCGCCTTCCAGGACCCGTCCTCGTACTTCCGGCGCTGGACCCAGGTCTCCGAGGAGGAGGCCCTGGACTACGCGCGCACGATGTGGCGGACCGTCAACAAGGTCAACCTCCTGGAGAACGTGGCCCCCACGCGCGGGCGGGCGACGCTCGTGGTCCGCAAGGGAGCGGACCACAAGGTGCAGCGGCTGAGCCTGCGCAAGCTCTGA
- a CDS encoding ABC-F family ATP-binding cassette domain-containing protein, translating to MGHVEAAHLEYYLPDGRVLLGDASFRVGEGAVVALVGANGAGKTTLLRLISGELQPHGGSVTVSGGLGVMPQFVGSVRDESTVRDLLVSVAPARIREAAKAVDEAEHRIMTVDDEAAQMAYAQALSDWAEVQGYEFETLWDMCTTAAMGVPYDKAQFRQVRTLSGGEQKRLVLEYLLRGGDEVLLLDEPDNYLDVPGKRWLEERLRETRKTVLFISHDRELLARAAQKIVAVEPGPAGSDVWVHGGGFGTFHEARRERFARFEELKRRWEEKHAQLKKLVVTLRQAAAVSHEMASRYAAAQTRLRKFEEAGPPPEPPREQDIRMRLRGGRTGVRAVTVENLELTGLMKPFSLEIFYGERVAVLGSNGSGKSHFLRLLAGDPTVAHTGTWKLGARVVPGHFAQTHAHPELFGRTLVDILWTEHAKDRGGAMSVLRRYELERQGDQPFDKLSGGQQARFQILLLELAGTTALLLDEPTDNLDLESAEALQDGLESYDGTVLAVTHDRWFAKSFDRYLVFGSDGVVRETGEPVWDERRVERAR from the coding sequence ATGGGACATGTCGAAGCCGCGCACCTCGAGTACTACCTGCCGGACGGGAGGGTGCTCCTGGGCGACGCCTCCTTCCGGGTCGGCGAGGGCGCCGTGGTCGCCCTGGTCGGCGCCAACGGGGCGGGCAAGACGACCCTGCTCCGGCTGATCTCCGGGGAGCTCCAGCCGCACGGCGGGAGCGTCACGGTCAGCGGCGGGCTCGGCGTGATGCCGCAGTTCGTGGGTTCGGTGCGGGACGAGTCCACCGTCCGTGACCTGCTGGTCTCGGTGGCGCCCGCGCGGATCCGGGAGGCGGCGAAGGCGGTCGACGAGGCCGAGCACCGGATCATGACGGTCGACGACGAGGCCGCGCAGATGGCGTACGCGCAGGCGCTGAGCGACTGGGCCGAGGTGCAGGGGTACGAGTTCGAGACCCTGTGGGACATGTGCACGACGGCCGCGATGGGCGTGCCGTACGACAAGGCGCAGTTCCGGCAGGTGCGCACGCTCAGCGGCGGCGAGCAGAAGCGTCTGGTCCTGGAGTACCTGCTGCGCGGCGGCGACGAGGTGCTGCTGCTCGACGAGCCGGACAACTACCTGGACGTGCCGGGCAAGCGGTGGCTGGAGGAGCGGCTGCGGGAGACCCGCAAGACGGTGCTGTTCATCTCCCACGACCGGGAGCTGCTCGCGCGGGCCGCGCAGAAGATCGTGGCCGTGGAGCCCGGCCCCGCCGGGTCCGACGTGTGGGTGCACGGCGGCGGCTTCGGCACCTTCCACGAGGCGCGGCGGGAGCGGTTCGCCCGCTTCGAGGAGCTGAAGCGGCGCTGGGAGGAGAAGCACGCCCAGCTGAAGAAGCTGGTGGTCACGCTGCGCCAGGCGGCCGCGGTCAGCCATGAGATGGCCTCGCGCTACGCGGCGGCGCAGACCCGGCTGCGGAAGTTCGAGGAGGCCGGCCCGCCGCCGGAGCCGCCGCGCGAGCAGGACATCCGGATGCGGCTGCGCGGCGGCCGGACCGGGGTGCGGGCGGTCACCGTGGAGAACCTGGAGCTCACCGGCCTGATGAAGCCGTTCTCCCTGGAGATCTTCTACGGGGAGCGGGTCGCGGTCCTGGGGTCGAACGGCTCGGGGAAGTCCCACTTCCTGCGGCTGCTCGCGGGGGACCCGACCGTGGCGCACACGGGCACGTGGAAGCTGGGCGCCCGGGTGGTGCCCGGCCACTTCGCGCAGACCCACGCCCACCCCGAGCTCTTCGGCCGGACGCTGGTCGACATCCTGTGGACCGAGCACGCCAAGGACCGGGGCGGGGCGATGTCGGTGCTGCGGCGCTACGAGCTGGAGCGCCAGGGCGACCAGCCCTTCGACAAGCTCTCCGGCGGACAGCAGGCCCGTTTCCAGATCCTCCTCCTGGAGCTCGCCGGCACGACGGCGCTGCTCCTGGACGAGCCGACGGACAACCTGGACCTGGAGTCCGCCGAGGCGCTCCAGGACGGCCTGGAGTCCTACGACGGCACGGTCCTCGCGGTCACCCACGACCGCTGGTTCGCGAAGAGCTTCGACCGCTACCTCGTCTTCGGCTCCGACGGCGTGGTCCGGGAGACCGGCGAGCCGGTGTGGGACGAGCGGCGGGTGGAGCGGGCGCGGTGA
- the rpsI gene encoding 30S ribosomal protein S9, translated as MAETTPETPVDEFEGVEEYTTETEIVEGDYTSESLASRFGDPQPAAGLGRRKNAIARVRIVPGTGKWKINGRTLEDYFPNKVHQQEVNEPFKVLELDNRYDVIARIAGGGVSGQAGALRLGVARALNEADVENNRGPLKKAGFLSRDDRAVERKKAGLKKARKAPQYSKR; from the coding sequence GTGGCCGAGACCACCCCCGAGACCCCCGTCGACGAGTTCGAGGGCGTCGAGGAGTACACCACCGAGACCGAGATCGTCGAGGGCGACTACACCTCCGAGTCGCTCGCGTCCCGCTTCGGCGACCCGCAGCCGGCCGCCGGCCTGGGCCGTCGCAAGAACGCCATCGCCCGCGTCCGGATCGTTCCGGGCACCGGCAAGTGGAAGATCAACGGTCGCACCCTCGAGGACTACTTCCCGAACAAGGTGCACCAGCAGGAAGTCAACGAGCCCTTCAAGGTGCTCGAGCTCGACAACCGCTACGACGTCATCGCCCGCATCGCGGGCGGCGGCGTGTCCGGCCAGGCCGGCGCCCTGCGCCTCGGCGTGGCCCGCGCCCTCAACGAGGCGGACGTGGAGAACAACCGCGGCCCGCTGAAGAAGGCCGGCTTCCTCTCCCGCGACGACCGTGCGGTCGAGCGCAAGAAGGCCGGTCTCAAGAAGGCCCGTAAGGCCCCGCAGTACAGCAAGCGTTAA
- a CDS encoding acyltransferase has translation MPLGGTRVDSLTGLRWFAALAVFLFHARSYFREIESGFLLAGIGYEGVPFFFVLSGFVMAWVARPSDTAGNYYWRRVARIWPLLAVTTAGTVALMTWWWHVPVSAEDVLWTLTFAQAWSTEHFMTMNIVTWTLSAEAFFYLAFPLVLRLLLRRSSAALFVVAVLCVAATAGTRLASAWLEQPQPVERLVVASPPALIPMFVLGICAGLLVRRGKRPPFSTGVAATLTAGTILLCWVWMQRPTALHPYQGTIGFFDAVLIPAFTLLIVTAALRDAGGRRSLLRSRPLVKLGEWSFAFYLCHAVVLDVFDHLGYGADRGLTRDVAELGAACAAALVVALLLHEWVERPAERRLRTLLPVRRTV, from the coding sequence ATGCCCCTGGGCGGCACGCGCGTCGACTCGCTGACCGGCTTGCGCTGGTTCGCCGCGCTGGCGGTGTTCCTTTTTCACGCCCGGTCGTATTTCAGGGAAATCGAGAGCGGTTTCCTCCTCGCCGGAATCGGCTATGAAGGCGTGCCGTTCTTCTTCGTTCTGTCCGGATTCGTCATGGCCTGGGTGGCCCGCCCCTCGGACACCGCCGGGAATTACTACTGGCGGCGCGTTGCCCGGATCTGGCCCCTCCTCGCGGTCACGACGGCCGGAACGGTGGCCCTCATGACGTGGTGGTGGCACGTCCCCGTCTCCGCCGAGGACGTTCTCTGGACGCTCACCTTCGCGCAGGCGTGGAGCACCGAGCACTTCATGACGATGAACATCGTCACCTGGACGCTGTCCGCCGAGGCCTTCTTCTATCTCGCCTTCCCGCTGGTCCTCCGGCTGCTGCTGCGCCGCAGCTCCGCCGCGTTGTTCGTGGTGGCCGTGCTGTGCGTGGCGGCCACGGCGGGCACCCGCCTCGCCTCCGCCTGGCTCGAGCAGCCGCAACCGGTGGAGCGACTGGTCGTCGCCTCTCCGCCCGCCCTGATCCCCATGTTCGTCCTCGGCATCTGCGCGGGGCTGCTGGTCCGGCGCGGCAAGCGGCCGCCGTTCAGCACCGGTGTGGCGGCCACACTGACCGCCGGAACGATTCTCCTCTGCTGGGTGTGGATGCAGCGGCCGACGGCCTTGCACCCGTACCAGGGCACGATCGGATTCTTCGACGCCGTCCTCATACCGGCCTTCACCCTTCTGATCGTGACCGCCGCGCTGCGCGACGCCGGGGGCCGGCGCTCGCTCCTGCGCTCCCGTCCGCTGGTGAAGCTCGGCGAGTGGTCCTTCGCCTTCTACCTCTGCCATGCGGTGGTGCTCGACGTCTTCGACCACCTCGGCTACGGCGCCGACCGGGGCCTGACCCGGGACGTCGCCGAGCTGGGGGCGGCCTGCGCCGCCGCCCTCGTCGTCGCCCTGCTCCTGCACGAATGGGTGGAGCGTCCGGCCGAGCGCCGTCTGCGCACCCTGCTGCCCGTCCGCAGGACGGTCTGA
- a CDS encoding holo-ACP synthase, whose translation MIIGVGIDVAEIDRFAASLERTPGLLQRLFVEREMLLPSGERRGPASLAVRFAAKEALAKALGAPGGLHWTDAEVYVEDTGQPRLRVRGTVAARAAELGVRQWHVSLSHDAGVASAVVIAEG comes from the coding sequence ATGATCATCGGGGTGGGGATCGACGTGGCGGAGATCGACCGCTTCGCCGCGTCGCTGGAGCGGACACCGGGGCTCCTCCAGCGCCTCTTCGTGGAGCGCGAGATGCTCCTGCCGAGCGGCGAGCGCCGCGGCCCCGCGTCCCTCGCGGTCCGCTTCGCCGCCAAGGAGGCCCTCGCCAAGGCCCTCGGCGCACCGGGCGGCCTGCACTGGACGGACGCCGAGGTCTACGTGGAGGACACCGGACAGCCCCGCCTCCGGGTCCGGGGCACGGTGGCGGCCCGGGCCGCCGAACTGGGCGTACGGCAGTGGCACGTGTCGCTGAGCCATGACGCGGGGGTCGCGTCGGCGGTGGTGATCGCGGAGGGCTGA
- the rplM gene encoding 50S ribosomal protein L13 — MRTYSPKPGDVTRQWHIIDAQDVVLGRLATTAANLLRGKHKPVYAPHMDMGDFVIIINADKVHLSGNKKTQKMAYRHSGYPGGLRSVRYDELLDKNPEKAVEKAIKGMIPKNSLGRQMLSKLKVYAGENHPHAAQQPVPFEITQVAQ; from the coding sequence GTGCGTACGTACAGCCCCAAGCCTGGCGATGTGACTCGCCAGTGGCACATCATCGACGCTCAGGACGTCGTCCTGGGTCGTCTGGCGACGACGGCTGCGAACCTCCTGCGAGGCAAGCACAAGCCCGTCTACGCGCCGCACATGGACATGGGCGACTTCGTCATCATCATCAACGCTGACAAGGTCCACCTGTCCGGCAACAAGAAGACCCAGAAGATGGCCTACCGCCACTCCGGCTACCCGGGTGGTCTGCGCTCCGTCCGTTACGACGAGCTGCTGGACAAGAACCCCGAGAAGGCCGTCGAGAAGGCCATCAAGGGCATGATCCCCAAGAACTCCCTGGGCCGTCAGATGCTCTCGAAGCTGAAGGTCTACGCGGGTGAGAACCACCCGCACGCTGCGCAGCAGCCGGTCCCGTTCGAGATCACCCAGGTCGCGCAGTAG
- a CDS encoding DUF389 domain-containing protein, with protein MLHLRLIVPSDRTEAAVALIERTVGTTHLVVLPGAARDPAGDLVLCDVARESGHQVLRALRDLGLDEDGSIAVEDIDLSLSERAAKAEEEAPGEAADAVLWEQLSDATHEESTLSITYCAFMVLATMIAACGVVLDNAVLIVGAMAVGPEFGPLAGVCTGIVRRAPGLVLRSLSALLVGFAAAIAATTLFSVGMDALDLFSRDLLDGERPNTGFIWQPDPFSFVVALLAGAAGTLSLTSTKSGALIGVAISVTTVPAAANAAVALSYGEFGQMWGSVEQLLLNLLGIVLAGTLTLLAQMLLWRTRRGQWLRGRRRA; from the coding sequence GTGCTGCATCTACGACTGATCGTCCCGTCCGACCGCACCGAGGCGGCCGTCGCCCTCATCGAGCGGACGGTCGGCACCACCCATCTGGTGGTCCTGCCGGGCGCCGCCCGCGACCCGGCCGGCGACCTCGTGCTGTGCGACGTGGCACGCGAGTCCGGACACCAGGTGCTCCGGGCGCTTCGGGACCTGGGGCTCGACGAGGACGGCTCGATCGCCGTCGAGGACATCGACCTGTCGCTGTCCGAACGGGCCGCGAAGGCCGAGGAGGAGGCACCCGGCGAGGCCGCGGACGCGGTGCTCTGGGAGCAGCTGAGCGACGCCACCCACGAGGAGTCGACGCTCAGCATCACCTACTGCGCCTTCATGGTCCTCGCGACGATGATCGCGGCCTGCGGCGTCGTCCTCGACAACGCGGTGCTGATCGTGGGCGCGATGGCGGTGGGCCCGGAGTTCGGCCCGCTCGCCGGCGTCTGCACGGGGATCGTGCGGCGCGCCCCGGGGCTGGTGCTGCGCTCGCTGTCCGCGCTGCTCGTCGGCTTCGCCGCGGCGATCGCGGCGACGACCCTGTTCAGCGTCGGCATGGACGCGCTCGACCTGTTCAGCCGCGACCTGCTGGACGGGGAGCGCCCCAACACCGGTTTCATCTGGCAGCCGGACCCGTTCTCGTTCGTCGTCGCGCTGCTCGCGGGCGCGGCCGGCACGCTGTCGCTGACCTCGACGAAGTCCGGTGCGCTGATCGGCGTCGCGATCTCGGTGACCACGGTCCCGGCCGCCGCGAACGCGGCCGTGGCCCTCTCGTACGGCGAGTTCGGGCAGATGTGGGGCTCGGTGGAGCAGCTGCTGCTCAACCTGCTCGGCATCGTCCTCGCCGGCACGCTGACCCTGCTCGCGCAGATGCTGCTGTGGCGGACCCGGCGCGGCCAGTGGCTCCGGGGCAGGCGCCGGGCGTGA